A genomic segment from Legionella micdadei encodes:
- a CDS encoding DUF3734 domain-containing protein, with amino-acid sequence MKGKQSKSKQRHSQSFAGKNRPPFECIALVLQGGGALGSYQGGVYEALAEAELHPDWVAGISIGAINAAIIAGNPPKERASKLKRFWETITTNPLLDWTTISGQFAPRGDWARGLFNNLSAMFTLMSGTTNFFIPRIPAPFFHPDGTVEATSFYDTKELKATLERFVDFDRINHGETRFSVGAVNVCSGNFIYFDNNREIIRPEHVMASGSLPPGFAATEIDGEFYWDGGLISNTPLLWIVDGDTRQDTLAFQVDLWSARGTIPRNLRGAMTRQKEIQYSSRTRAATNQFKRLQQARCALSKLLTELPSELQETEEAKILKKIADHKVYNIVQLIYRAQQYESYSKDYEFSRLTMNEHWKAGYYDVTHTLKHPQIFQRPSNKEGVFTFDYTSQSER; translated from the coding sequence ATGAAGGGTAAGCAGTCTAAATCTAAGCAACGACATTCGCAAAGCTTCGCGGGAAAAAATCGTCCACCCTTCGAATGCATTGCTCTTGTATTGCAAGGCGGCGGCGCACTCGGCTCGTATCAAGGAGGTGTCTATGAGGCGCTGGCAGAAGCAGAACTCCATCCTGACTGGGTTGCCGGAATCTCGATTGGTGCCATTAATGCCGCAATTATCGCTGGAAATCCTCCTAAAGAAAGGGCATCTAAACTCAAACGTTTTTGGGAAACCATTACGACAAACCCTTTACTGGACTGGACCACCATTTCCGGGCAATTTGCTCCCAGAGGTGATTGGGCCCGTGGATTATTCAATAATCTGAGTGCGATGTTTACTCTAATGAGCGGCACAACCAACTTTTTTATACCTCGTATTCCCGCTCCATTCTTCCATCCTGATGGTACCGTTGAAGCAACCAGTTTTTATGATACCAAGGAGCTTAAAGCAACGCTTGAGCGTTTTGTTGATTTTGATCGGATCAATCATGGTGAAACTCGTTTTAGCGTCGGTGCTGTGAATGTATGCTCAGGTAATTTTATTTATTTCGACAATAATCGTGAGATCATTCGTCCCGAACACGTGATGGCAAGTGGATCGTTGCCCCCAGGATTTGCTGCAACTGAAATCGACGGTGAATTTTACTGGGACGGCGGGTTGATTTCTAACACACCATTACTATGGATTGTTGATGGTGACACTCGTCAAGACACGCTCGCTTTTCAAGTTGACTTATGGAGTGCTCGTGGAACAATACCGCGTAATCTTAGGGGAGCTATGACCCGCCAGAAAGAAATTCAATATTCTAGCCGAACTCGTGCGGCAACCAATCAATTCAAACGCCTCCAACAAGCTCGATGTGCACTCTCTAAATTGCTTACAGAATTACCAAGCGAATTACAGGAAACTGAAGAAGCGAAGATCTTAAAAAAAATAGCCGATCATAAAGTGTATAATATTGTCCAATTGATTTATCGCGCACAACAATATGAGAGTTATTCCAAAGATTATGAATTTTCTCGGCTAACAATGAACGAACATTGGAAAGCGGGTTATTACGATGTCACACATACCTTAAAACACCCTCAAATTTTTCAACGGCCAAGTAATAAAGAGGGGGTTTTTACCTTTGACTATACAAGCCAAAGCGAACGGTGA